TAGCTGCCTTGCCTAAGCTGGTAACAGGCTCAGTGAAGTGACACAGACATCTGGATGAGTCACTCTTTCCAAGTGTAAATGCCCAGGGCAGATGAGCTGGTTACTCTCTGGTTACTCTCTGTCTCTAATAAATAAGGAGAGGCAATTGAAACCAGGAGAAATGTAGACTCTCAGAAGCATGACAGTAGAAGAATGGACCAAATAAAGTAGGTTTTGTTGAGTATCAGTACTGATTTCCCCCTTCACATCCAGGAAAAGGGACTGTATTTCAGACAATGTTAATGCTGCAATTATCATTATTCCTTTCACCTCTGACAGTGCAACTCAGAGTCCCAGgcttggaaaacaaagcacCCTGTGTTAGGCACCCTATGGATCCAGCTAACCTCCATCCTTGGTCAATCAAGGTCAAAGCAATCCCTGCCAGACATTTCATTTACAGTCGAAGGCCATACTGTACAGTAAGACTTTGCAGgaggcatttttttttacttgattCTACTAttgaaaaatgctgcttcttgTCAGTGTTTGTCACCTTATGGAACCTGTCTTTTCCCATTGCTATTTTCCAGCTatgcttttcccagctgctcagcGATTCAAGAGGTCCTCAGCTGCCTTCCTCAACCCGGTGTTACAAAACTCGCTGGAAGATGTGGTCCTGCTTTATGAGGTTCAGTATATGGTGTCTTAAGCCTTAACCAAGACTGGGGGTACTGCCCATACTGGGGTTATCCATTCTCTGGCTTTGTGTCACTTTTATTCACCCCAGCAGTAAACCTGTGGCTATGTGATAGTTCACCAGAAAGGTGGGAACACATAGCAACTTTCTGGTCTTCCCCACCTCCAGACAGTGCAACTGTCTCCATTTGACAAAAATTAAAGACCTAAGGACATGTTGTTAATTCACATATACTCTGTCTAGAGTCTcttggagaaaataaatagctttCTGTGCTCTGATTTTGTACCAGTTTCTTTTAGCTGAGCTTGACATTGACAAAGGTCAGAGGATCTCCATCAAAGATGAGGAGCTGGCTTCCCTGAGGAAGGCTGCTGAGTTTGACACCATCTGCAACGAGATTATCCCCAAGAGCATCACAGAGATCcgcaggctgagcagcaggctGTCTTCCTACCCGAGGGTCCTCAAGAAGGAAGACTTTGAAAGGACAGTGCTGACCATGGTCTACACGGCCTACAGAGCTGCTCAGTCCCAGGGGCACCAGAAAGACACTTGGGCTGAATCCTTTGTCAATCTCTACAAAGCCCTAAAGAACGACTTGATGCTCCCATACAACAAACAATCCTCATAGtggaaggggagcagcagctcagccacctGCTCTGGTTGGTGAAGGACACCTTGTAGCACGCCCACCACTTTATTCTGTAAAGAGTTTAATAGCCTGCTTCGTGTAAGATTGTTCGTTTTCTGGCTCCCTCTTGTGGAGTCTGCTTACTAGTTCCATGCTAAAGGGTGAATAACGTCTTCAGTCCTGAGAATTCGATTTTTGTGCTGGCTTGGAGGCACGTTCTGTGACAGGAGAAGAAGGCAGTTTGGTGCACAACCAGACAGACCCTTGTTTCAGGCAAACTCTTGATTCATCCCTTGGGTCTCCTATAAGCAATACATAAATATACTGTGCTTGTATATTTATACTGTGCTTGTGCTCACATGCTGGTGTGTAAGTGCTGGGGAGTGCTGCTTTCCTAGCTGGGGAAACAAGTTCATGTTTTGGCTGGCCAGTAAAAGAATATTACACAGAGATGAAGGCCCACTGTAAAAGGAAGAGGTTTCATAACTgtcagccttctgaaattatGCCACATATTATCCATTCCAAATGTTCTCATAAATAAGCACCCTCTGATTCAATTTATTTGGGTGAGCCAGTGTTTAATTGCaataacattttcagaagacaAAGGGCATTGTGAAGACCAGCAGCAAACAATGCCTGTGAACGTATTCCCCGCTTCCTGGAGCTGTCCTTCCAAACAGTCTGCAATGATTCTTTCATTATTTGCACATGactttgcttctgctgcttgttttttggttttgtttttttttttgaaaggaacATGTATTTGTCCTCAGTGGAATCCAAGGCAAGACAAAAGCcctatttaatttaataatgaCACATTTTTCCTGGTTCTATCACTTGAACGTAGGTCATCTAAACCTATGCTCCAGAATCCCACTGGGGCAAGGGAGGAAGGTGCATTAAAACACACCTGGTGCTGAATTTGGCACTGTGgctctttttttaaacagtaaattGTATATTCATTTCAGTATccttgtgtttgtgtgtgtgtgtctatgttcatgcatgtgtgtgcacatgagTGCTGAGTACGTAGAAGAATCCCAAATTGTTCAGTCAGGGAACAATTGCATCTGACCACTTGGCAGAAAAGGCTATTTACCAATTCAGTGGTGCGAATTATGAAGTTGggagcagcaaaggaaaaactgtAGAAATACTGCAACCAATTATAACGAACTCCCAAAAAAGTCATGAACGGAAAATAGATAGAAAAAGGAGATCTATTTTGTCAGAAGGATGACTAGCTATCAAAAATCCAAACTCCTCTAAATCAAACCCCCTAATGTTTGTGCACAGGAGATAGAAACTCTGTGTTTCTATTGATATTAGAGGTGCTTCTACTTCCAGACCATGGGAAAATAGTTGAACATTTATTTCATCCTTTCATATCATCATTCTATATTTTTCTATTGCATAATATATTAAGGATGCAGGTCCGAATCACAAATCCCCGAGACTAAAACAGACCTAAGGATTCCAGCCCAAGCTCTGAATCGTGTTTAACTGCTTTTGCATCACTTGAGCAAAAGGAATTAAATCTTCTGTGTCCCTTAACAGGGGTACTTCAAGGATTGGAGCTGAAAAAATCCACCCAGAAGCACAGCAAAGAGCACAGTGCGAGCAGTCAGAGCACTGGGTTTGGCAAACACCTGTGGGAatggggcagcacagcagccttggggCAGTCTGGCCATGGCATTAGCAGTGGACAAAGGGCTTATAAAAGACAGACTCAGTCTTGTTTCTCCCAGGAGTTTCTGGATTTGTGTGTTTGAGTGTGCACATTCATTTAGACACACAAGCGTGTAAGTGCTCTTTTGTGCCTGGAGGATTTTGTTGACCATCTTCAAAGCCTGTTTGGCAGATGGCAAAGGAAACTGCAAACCTCAGGCACAAAGTTGTGGGTCACAAATATCTCTGTCTCCTCTGcttgcacacacagagctcagcacccccaaagcagcctTGCTTTCCTGCCCACATGCCCTTTGAGCCCTCAGCTTTAATACTGATGATCTGCTTGTGATTTCTTCCCCCCAGGCTTTGTAAACACATGGAGGGGAAGTGCCACAGAGTTCAACACTgcctttccagctctgcttcttgGCTCCCTAAAACACCACTTGCTGGAAGGGCCTGGAACCAGGGCAAGTCATAAATGCCTGATAACCAACTACTCCAAGTCTGCAAAAATCGCCAGAAAGAGAACTAGAGCAAATATTAATTGCTATGAGAGAACTAGAGCAAATATTAATTGCTATCTCACCAATCAGAGAAATACTTCTCAGCCATTCACCTCGCCCCACAACAGGATGGCCCAGCAGAGTTTACTAATCATAAAATATCCCATAAAAGAGAattacagataatttttaatgtcttaTAATTCCCTATGGCATACATACCTTACCATACTTACAAATTGGTAACTGAAACATTTATCTTctcaacagaaaataaaggttttatGAGTTtgtttccctctttcttttacTGTGTGTAATGTAAGAAAAAGATTTATTCCTTGGGAAAGTGCTTGGACTGCCCAGGTTAATTTAACAGAGATTcaaaatgtaataataaaaacattctacaaaaaaaaaaaaaaaaaagtccttgcCTTTGCATTGTATTGATTTCAGCAGTAGATTTACTATTCTGCTACTTCAGCTTGAGTAATTGCTTATCTCAGACTGTGAAACTCTACATGGCAGCAGCAGTACCAGAGAGAGGAGGGAACAGCCCTTCCCTCTGAAGGAGATAATAAACAGAAATGGGAGTTCCTCCTTTTTGCAGGGTTCAGGTGGAAAGGAGCACTCTGCCTTCAGGGAGGTTCTTGGAGCTTAGGGCATTTCCCTGTCTCAGTATTGCAAGATACAGGTGTAGGTTACCTTCTCCTTATCTCAGCTTTTGTCTTATCACTTTGGAGTGAATCTTCTTTATGGGCAGTTCTTATCTGACAGTTTAGAAAACCATTGGCCCTAAATGGCACATTTTATCCACCCTTTGACCTTATGGAtcaaaaaaatatgaaataagaTTATacctttccatttaaaataaaacaaattttcattttatgaacattttagatttttttgttatttacttAGTTTCTCTGAAACTATTGAAAAAAGAGATCCTGAGCTGTATTGGCCAACCCAAAATCTTCACATTAATGATAGCTTTTCTTCCAGATCTAGATGTTAAATTTACCTGAAAGGTCTCAAGGTTCTGTTGCTTGATGGAAGTTTTGAGATCTAGAAATCTAAGATACAATTATTAATTTCAGGAAGAATTCACCCTGCACATCAAACTCCTCTGCAAGGCTGCATTTGCCAGATTTCCAGGACTCAGGGTCACAGAGGCTTCACAGTCCAGTCAGGTGAGCTCAGTTTTTCACTGAGTAGAAGAGGGTGGGCAGAGGACAGGCAAGCAAGTTTGAGGGGCATGGAAAATCCTAGATGTGTTCTTCCCATGAGATACAGGGCAAATATACATTTGTCTGTCTACAGATGGTGCATGTTACCAGACAGTGGGTTCACTCCTAAATCTCCAGTGCTTTCTGCCCCACAAAAAAGCATTAGTAACGGAAGAGttggagaaatgttttttttcccctagaagACAAGAGTAGAAAGTCTAAAAATTCTCAATTTTATTTGGAATCCTATGGTTACTCAAGGCACAGGAGTCAGTACAGAGATCAGCCCATGCCTTCTGAATTAGTGACATTCAAGGGTTGTGATGGAAGAAACACGAAGACAAAAGATACTGTTCAGAAAAcaacaattatttatttatcatcAGTACAGGGACCTTGAAACAATAACAAACTGTTCAGCAGCCTAAAAAAGGTCTTTTTATATATCTGTTGGAATGTCAGAAGGCTGTTGATTTTCTCAAACGTTCTGACAGGGTTTGGGACAATGGGTGGAGCAACTTCTACCTTCTGCAGTCCTCATTGGTGAATTAGAGTTGCCTGTAgctttttaacaattttttgtCTTGAGATCAAGCATAATCCATGTTGGAATTACTGCCCTGTGAATTCCAAGCTCAGGGCAAAAGTAGGGTAAAGGTAGATTCAAAATAGAAgctaagaaataaaatctgaaggaCCTGCAAATGGAGGGGGAATTTGgtcttttctttaaagaagaaGTACCTGAAAATTTACTTCTATGCATTGGAAAGTAAATTGTTTGGTTTAGTAATCTTCcagcagaaaagaaactgcATTTGAGACTTTCAGACTGtcaaacaggaggaaaagcagcagctcaaaaCATATCTTGCCTGGTTTATGAAAACGGAAATACCACTCgatgatggaagaaaaaaactttataaaaCATGGGAATAAGGATACAACACATCTACAGCTGTGAGTctgaatgaaaaaacaaaatttgtcAAAAGATCACTATGCTCCAACTTGCAAACCTCTGCATGTTATGGTGTGATAATAATTCAGATGTGCTAGTGAGCCCTACCTAAactgaatgtatttttaatcagaaaaaccttttcaaaaCCACAGATTGAAGAATAAATAAACTAAGAAAGATATTTCAggtggctgtggggacaggagaTGAGGTTGTGAGAGTTTTCTGGGGGAAATCCAGGCCCAGGTAAAGGAAAACGTGGCATGAAAATTGGAATATCTGAGGAACCAGAGAAGAAtctgaaggagaagaaagccACCAGGAGTATGGCAGTGATGAAGGAGATTCTCCGATCCAGAAATCTCCTGCTCGTTGTTCTCATTCcactcctgctgcttcctctgccaCTCATATACCCCAGCAGTGTaagtatattttcattttcttttcaacagaGCCTCTGAGTGAAGCAGGTAGTCCTGCTGATTAAGTTTGCAGCGtgcaaaaagaaagacaaagatgTCAAGAAGAACAGGTCTTAGAAAAATCAAGACTCATCTTTGAAAGTCCTTCATCTTTGAAGGACTGTGAGGGTCACTGAGAAATCATCACTAAGAGCTAGAGCTACCTTGAGCTAGAGCTACCATCACTAAGAGCTAGAGCTACCTTGTGTCACAAGCAGAGCTGAAGAGCCAGGTGAAGCTAGAAAAGCATTGctttaaagcagaaatgttgGATCTCTTCCTACAATAATATTTTGTGGAAGGGGAAACAGGACAAACACATCCATGACATTTTCTTGAAGGAGAGGTCTTTAAAAGGAATGCTTATAGAGTCTTTAGTTTTTTAGTTCTAAGTATGTATAGAGGGACTTTCAATTTAATGTGGGTTTATAAAGACAGCAActcagctgtggcaggagctgggtaCTGGGTGACAATGCATGGCACTGACTGCTCCAGAGCAGGTGTAGCTGGAACATTGCAGCTCTGACATTGGCATACACAGCAATGCACAGGAGGAATATCCTGCGCTTAACACACAGACCAGGGAAAGGAGTTAGTGCAGCTGTGCTCCTGACACTGCTTTGGAGATACTGAATGCCTTGACCACAGGGTAAAGTCCTCTCTTTGCACATCTCTGCAGTTGTAACCCACAAAATAGCAATGTTTTTCTGCCTTAGAGAGGTGGTGATGTTTAACTTATCAAAATCTGCAgtgtattaaaaatatgcagCTTGTCCTTCCCCATAGACCTAGACATAAATCTGTCCAAAAAGTGCAGCAATATCCATTCCATCCTCTACCCCGCTTAAAGATTCATTCTTCCTTAAAGTACCAGGGAATGAATGAATAGTAGTACTTTACCCAATAGAAATGCAAAGGATTAGAAATTGCATAGCtgatttcaaaaacaaaacagtaacattttgcttggaaaataaaccagaattCATAGAAAGGAAATGTTCCTGCACCACTGAACTGTATGCTGCACTTTGAGTTTTCCTGCTTTGAACTTCGATGTATCTTGGCTATTCTCTTACAGtgctttttcatctcttttatCTCAAGAGAGGCAATGAATAACAGACAATTGTGCTCTTCAGGGAACAGAAAGGCTCACCCTTTCAAAGAGGCTTGTTCTGCAGAGGAGTTTAATCTCCCCTGATGTCACTGGAAGGGTGACATGAAAAGACATGCTACCTGGCATGCTCAGCCAAGGGGATTGTAAAGCACCTTATGGCTGCTGAAGCAGGAGTTCACTGACAGGATTGCTGCAAGAATTGCTATTGTACAGTACAAGCTCCTCTGCACTGTCACTCTGCACCTCgttgtgctgctttgctgcaaagTGATGTGAAAATCCATCCAGTGGAGATTTACATCCGCTTTGTATATATGTGAGTGACCACAGAGGGCAAAGTGCAGCTGACAGTCTGACcaagagctggaaaaatgtTTATAGTGCTATTAAGAAAACATCTACACCATTTAAACTGAGCAAATGGTACACTATCCAAGTGCTTTTatgtagattttattttgttacaaCCCACTGGCTatgattactttttaaatattaagatTAAATTTGACGCCTGCCCACATGCTTGTATTTTTACAATTATAGTAggtcttttgtctttttaatagGGATTAAAATTACCAGGtcatttatatttgcatttctgcaggGAATCAGCTTGCAGTTTCTTTGATGATACCAGCACTTCTCTGGAAAGGTCAAAGGAGCATTACATGTGTAGTGGCAAGAGAGATCAAAGGCGGCACAAGGGCTCAGAATTGTTGGTAGATGTTGCCAATGGGAATAAAGTCCACAGCTTCTTTTATAttgttttatgaaaagaaatgatTGGGTGAAGAATAAATTTGAGAAAATTTGCTCaaattctttttccccttctggcGTTATGACTGAACTTGTACCACGTGTTTGGACATACATGAATGCCTTTCAGGTCAAAAAAATGTGTGTGCTTTACAACCTGAGggtctttttcattctttcttcatttccttcattGTTTACAGTGACATGTGagcatttttgcttcttttttgtcatctttagcctttttttttttttttttggtcatgaAGCCACCAGAGAAACCACAAGGCCTGCCACATGATTTCAgtcagctggggacaggcttTCTGTGAGCACTGTTGCTGTGGCCACACTGCACCCTGTCAAGGACATTTGGATGACTCCTGAAAGTCACCTGttggcagagctgtgagaaTGTAGTATCAGGAGGtgtcggcatcttgatatgccAAATCAGCAGAATGGACCCTAAAGCACAGAACATGCTCTGAAGAGCCACAGTTGACACATTttcatttacctttttttttttttacacaagcTGAAGGATGGAATTTCAGCATGACCTCATAAAATCAAAGCAGCTATTCCAGAGGCTGGACTACATCTTTGCAGAGCTTAACCACATGTCTGCATGCAAGATCTGCAATGGGCAAATAAGCGGGCAAATTTTCAACATAgaatttattcttccttttaatCATTCTCCTTGGATATCCTTGGATATTTTAGTTACAGAAGTTTTATGCATGACCCTTAGTGTGGAGTTTTTAGCCATGGCTTCCTTTCAGCTCTTCTTTTAACCCAAGGGACTGAGTGAAGACAGATAATTAGAATGATAGTCTCTCCAACCATTACATgttttcccattccctgcttCAAGCTCTGAGGTGGGGTTAACAGAGTTTTTCAGCTGTAAAACAAGTGAGGAGGGTGAAACAGTTAAAATTACACTGTCACTGCTTCAGTGTAATATTTAGTAGCTCTGGTAACCattaattaaatacataaaCTCCATTCAATTAAATAGAAGAGATTAATATGGTTTCTCTTGGAAAccaactgaaaaaataaataaggttGCCAGACAAGCCGATTAAGTTTTTAGTGGAGATTAGCAAGCTTGGCTTTCCCAGTACTTCCTTACAGTTTTGtaccatttaaaaatgcaatttatttgggtttttcttttgtaaaatgaTTACAGCCTAGTGTATAGGAAACACAAAGATTTAGTGCCTATCCCAGTAAGGTTTTGGTGGAGATGCGAATTCCCTCTGTCCTATTCCATTTTCACTACCagcctactttttttttgccacacaCTGAGGAGTAATAGAAAATGGCATAATTGCTCAGAGAAATTAGAGAGAAGTACATTTTTGGAGTGAGAAAATGGTTTGGATATCCCTTGGATCTTACATCTGGACtgctctaaaataaaaaaataattgattcttctttaattagaaattatttttctcctcagacAACTGCTGAATCTGATACAGAGCCCATGCAAATTTTAGCAGAAGctaatgaattaaaaattaaaaatatgtcagaGTCACTAGGTCACAAAAAAAGGCCCcatgctctgctctctgtggaaTATTAACCTCGAGGTATAACGTAGTTAAACGTGACTGAGCAGCAAGTTGGCTTATCCAGAGATAAATTTCTCCAGCAGCCTTTCAGATACTCTTTATAACCTCTGAAGTAATTGGAGTTTATCTGCTGAAAGGAAGTTAGGTTTTcttataaatttatttcagttattttggtGGCCCTGCTtaatggaatcacagagtcagAAAATcattaatgttggaaaagacttctaagatcatcaagtccaactgcccacccagcaccaccctgttcaccactaaaccctGTTcccaagggccacatccacATGTCCTCTGAAAGCTTCCAGGGATGTTGGACCCACCATCTCTCTAGGCAATCTATTCCAATCCCTGACCACCCTACCACTGAAGAAATTTCCCCCAATATCCAATATAAACCTACCCTAGCTTTGTTGAATTAtaactatttaattttaaaattttctgaaacagGAGTCAGAGCAAGATCTGGCAGCTAATTTAAATCCAAGCTTCTGAGTAACTTTTGCTTCAATTCTTGCACAAGTAAAGGAAATAGTACATACCAATCAATCTTAACTTCCTCTCTGGGCTGTGTTATGCCTGTTGTTAATATAAgctgtacttaaaaaaaaaaaaagatgaatatCTGATTGTGGGTCTTTTTTATAGGAATATAAAAATGACATCTATAAAGATGAATTTAAATACAAGCTATTGATTAATTCCATTAAGCCCACATCCCTGTATAATTTCACTAGGCTTTACCACCTTGTTCACAAAACTGattgaaaacaatgaaatgtAAAACATGCTCTTTGACTTGCACAAGGATCAGTGAGAATTGCTTGTGAGACCTCTTGAAAGCTGCTTTATTTAGAAGTCATCTCCAGCCTGGATGgacatataatatataatatataaaattgtgTTTTAAGAGACTCAAATAGCATTTGTGAACAGTGAATTTTCTAAACAACAGCCATTTCTGAGCTGGGACTCCATATGGCTTGATAAGTTCACATGGAGCATCTGGCGCATAATGAAGAACAGATAAATTTATAGATGGAGTAAGTTAGTGCAGACCTACTAACTGCCATAGAACAGCAGGTTAAGGCAAGTACAGGGCTTGGCTTCAAAtttgagaaagggaaagaaaaggaaaatccttttCTTGAGGATAGTTTCTGTAATCGTTACCAGCAGGCATCCCCAGGTCTCTAAGTACAGAAACTACTGCTAAGTATAAGAAACTGAGCGTAAGGAGAGCACCAATgagagacataaaaaaaaagacatttctaaaGAAATGGACCAGAAGACTTCCATTCACTatctgtgttttcctgtaaGAATATTCAGGAGATAGCACTTTTCTCTTACATATCCCACCTCCCCATGACTGCTCACCATGATGCTCTCATGCCTTTTTCAACCAGAACCTTGGACAGCAGCAAATTTGTTTGATTAGCTCTATTCACCCATTGCCTTCAACCCCACAGGCCTGTGGTCTTCTTCAAAAAATCTGTAGAAATTACCTGACCAAATAAAATCAGCCAACAAATGTGTTcacacatttctttaaaaaaccccaacaaactaaaaaaacaacaaaaaacccctaacccAAGTTTCCAGAGCATTTCCCAAAATAACTACAAGGCAGTTTTATGGCAAATATGAATGATCCCATCTGGTCCTGAAAACTAACAGTTCCTGTCTTTGCACAGcactggagagaaaaatatgCTGAGATAACAGGTCAACAGGTCTACTCTGAGGAGTCATGATTGAGTGCTTGGTAAATATTGGATTATGGAAATCAAACAAATTTGCAAATGCACTTGAAGCCTTTATTTTGCTGATAAACTGGCTTATCCCAAtgctttgctttggtttatATGTGAAAACTTTCATTAGCATCATCTTCTGACACTCTCCTTTCTGAAGGTAGCCAAGATTTCACACTCAAACAGCTTCACCTTTGGAGGTCCCAATGCagtccttttggttttttttaaacccaggCACCCACAGTCTGAAAAATCATATGGGTGAGTTCCCAGGGCTCTCTAGAGCATGTGGTGGGGCAGTAACACTCAGCCTCTGTGCTTTGTCCCTGCAGGAAGCCTCGTGTGCCTACGTGCTCATCGTGACAGCTGTGTACTGGGTCTCTGAAGCAGTGCCTCTTGGGGCAGCGGCCTTGGTTCCTGCTTTCCTGTACCCTCTCTTTGGGGTCATGAAGTCCAGTGAGGTCAGACCATTGTGTGTTTTTATCATTTAATGTACTCGCTCTCAGCTAATTATCTGAACAAGGCTGATCTTAGTGCAGCAGCAAGCCTTGGAGGCATGGGAGGCAGAAGTGTACATCGTGTAAGGTGTAACGGGGTCCCACCAGCCCTTTCTTCATCTGAAGATAGATGTAGGATATGAGATAGGCTACAATAGCCAGGAGAAGCATCCTTTCAGCTCCTGAATCGCCAACAATTACCAACACCTATTGCACCACAGGATCCCACCTCTGCCCTCCTCAAATCCATGtgaacagcagccacagggtACACTGTCAAATTTCCCTCCAATTTTATTTATTGGGGATGTCATATAAGGCAAGAGGCTACATATGCTAAAACAAGTTACCATTTACTGCAAAAGACTAGATAATTTTGTTATCCAGGTGAATGTCTAGCCTTTTTTCAAAGCTGTAACCTACTCCTGCACTGTAGACAAAAGTTCTCAGGCAAAGGAGTAGCTGTACGAAAAAGCCTCTATGATCAGTCCTGAATTTGCTtacttgaggtttttttgaatgttgatttctttcattatatgccaagaatttattttattttctccgCAACTTTTCTTCCCCTGTCTTTTCTCTATCTCTTTTTGGGGAGTAGAGGGGACAGCACATTTGATTTAAGGATGAGTAATGCAGATAAGAACGCAGAGGAATATGTAGCAAACATAAAATTGTTGGATTTCTCTCACAATCTAGCTCTGGGAATACCCATAAATGGATAGAAACAAGCATGAGCTGAGAGTTTAATGACTGTTTATTCCCCCAAGTTTTGTAATAAAATGAGATACATTTTCATACCAACACAATTCAGTATTTTcacaagcttttttttcctaacataaAGGTAAAGTAGTTGggcattttcattaaaaatttggCAGCACATTGGAGAAGGAAATTTAATGTCAGCCTGAGAGAAATTCAACGcaatagaaaataaagtgaCAG
The Motacilla alba alba isolate MOTALB_02 chromosome 1A, Motacilla_alba_V1.0_pri, whole genome shotgun sequence genome window above contains:
- the FAM180A gene encoding protein FAM180A; protein product: MLWKTLVLLLFYYSAYATVTHRWSRAMLFPAAQRFKRSSAAFLNPVLQNSLEDVVLLYEFLLAELDIDKGQRISIKDEELASLRKAAEFDTICNEIIPKSITEIRRLSSRLSSYPRVLKKEDFERTVLTMVYTAYRAAQSQGHQKDTWAESFVNLYKALKNDLMLPYNKQSS